A single genomic interval of Flavihumibacter rivuli harbors:
- the rnr gene encoding ribonuclease R, with the protein MSKKKQSKKKSRKKSSTPATLKGRLDITRSGMGFVIVEGQEQDILIRPSDFNTAMHGDTVRVRITKESGRSGRMQGVVTEVVDRKQSVFMGKIELSKSFAFFIADSDKPMPDVYVPLSNLNGAKNGERVVLRILEWEQNKKPVGAVVEVLGEHAENDLAMREIILESGFPLNFPEEVLEETARIPDILSSAEIKRRRDCRDILTFTIDPVDAKDFDDALSIRELKNGHYEIGVHIADVSYYVEPETELDKEAYHRATSVYLPDRVNPMLPEKISNELCSLRPHEDKFTFSAIFQISPKGELKDYWLGRTVIHSDHRFTYEEVQEIIESGDGLYKEELLLLNTLAQKFRKQRFKKGAINFTSQEVRFKLDENRKPIGIMIKESKEAHQLIEEFMLLANRTVAEHISKAGEGKKKVPFPYRIHDQPDEEKLTPFVAFAMKFGHKFDTKSPERIAASFNQLLQDVSGRPEQHVLEQLGIRTMAKAIYTTENIGHYGLGFENYCHFTSPIRRYPDVLAHRVLQQVLDGELPVDKKMEEKCKHCSERERAAMEAERASNKYKQVEYMKNFLGEEFDGVISGVAAFGFWVETVEHKCEGLVSIHSLLEYDDFAHVESEYMLAGRRSGRTFRMGDKVRIRVVAANLDKRQLDYEWVITAALKEESPTARKRVGKGKK; encoded by the coding sequence ATGAGTAAAAAGAAACAATCCAAAAAGAAAAGCAGGAAAAAATCTTCTACTCCCGCAACGCTGAAAGGCCGGTTAGATATTACCCGAAGCGGAATGGGATTTGTGATCGTTGAAGGCCAGGAGCAGGATATACTCATACGTCCATCCGATTTCAATACAGCCATGCACGGTGATACCGTAAGGGTCAGGATCACCAAGGAAAGCGGGCGTAGTGGCCGGATGCAGGGCGTGGTTACCGAAGTGGTGGACAGGAAACAATCTGTTTTCATGGGCAAGATCGAATTATCGAAATCATTTGCCTTCTTCATAGCCGATTCTGATAAACCCATGCCCGATGTATATGTGCCCTTATCCAACCTTAATGGTGCCAAGAATGGCGAGCGGGTGGTGCTAAGGATCCTGGAATGGGAGCAAAACAAGAAACCGGTGGGTGCGGTAGTGGAAGTATTGGGCGAGCATGCGGAGAATGACCTGGCCATGAGGGAGATCATCCTGGAGAGTGGCTTCCCGCTGAATTTCCCTGAGGAGGTATTGGAAGAAACAGCAAGGATACCCGATATTCTATCCAGTGCAGAGATCAAGCGCCGCAGGGATTGCAGGGATATCCTGACCTTCACCATTGACCCGGTTGATGCCAAGGATTTTGATGATGCCTTATCGATCCGTGAATTAAAGAACGGGCATTATGAAATAGGCGTACATATTGCTGATGTAAGTTATTATGTAGAACCAGAGACGGAACTGGACAAGGAAGCCTACCACCGGGCTACATCGGTATACCTGCCCGATAGGGTGAATCCCATGTTGCCGGAAAAGATCTCTAATGAATTATGTTCCTTAAGACCGCATGAGGATAAGTTTACTTTTTCTGCCATTTTCCAGATATCTCCAAAGGGCGAACTGAAGGATTACTGGTTGGGAAGGACCGTGATCCATTCCGATCATCGCTTTACCTACGAGGAGGTGCAGGAGATCATTGAAAGCGGGGATGGCTTGTATAAGGAAGAATTATTGCTCCTGAATACATTGGCGCAAAAGTTCAGGAAACAGCGGTTTAAGAAAGGGGCCATCAATTTCACTTCGCAGGAGGTAAGGTTCAAACTGGATGAGAACCGTAAGCCGATCGGTATCATGATCAAGGAGAGCAAGGAGGCGCATCAGCTGATCGAAGAGTTCATGCTGTTGGCCAACCGAACAGTTGCGGAACATATCAGCAAAGCGGGTGAAGGCAAGAAGAAGGTTCCCTTCCCTTACCGTATCCACGACCAGCCTGATGAAGAAAAGCTGACCCCATTTGTGGCCTTTGCGATGAAGTTTGGCCATAAGTTCGATACGAAATCACCTGAACGTATCGCTGCTTCCTTCAACCAATTGTTGCAGGATGTTAGCGGAAGGCCGGAGCAACATGTATTGGAGCAACTGGGCATCCGCACAATGGCCAAGGCTATTTACACTACCGAGAATATTGGCCACTATGGCCTGGGATTCGAGAATTATTGCCATTTCACCTCACCTATCCGTCGATATCCCGATGTGTTGGCCCATCGTGTCCTGCAGCAGGTGTTGGACGGAGAGTTGCCTGTTGATAAGAAGATGGAAGAGAAATGCAAGCATTGCAGCGAAAGGGAGAGGGCTGCCATGGAAGCGGAGCGGGCTAGTAATAAGTATAAGCAGGTGGAATACATGAAGAATTTCCTTGGGGAGGAGTTCGATGGGGTGATCAGTGGTGTGGCTGCTTTTGGCTTCTGGGTGGAAACGGTAGAACACAAATGCGAAGGATTGGTGAGTATCCATTCCTTGCTGGAGTATGACGACTTCGCACATGTTGAATCGGAATATATGCTGGCCGGCAGGAGAAGTGGCCGTACCTTCCGGATGGGTGACAAGGTCCGGATTCGGGTGGTGGCGGCCAACCTCGACAAACGCCAATTGGATTATGAATGGGTGATCACTGCTGCCCTGAAGGAAGAATCCCCAACTGCCAGGAAAAGGGTGGGAAAAGGGAAAAAGTAA
- a CDS encoding LemA family protein, with amino-acid sequence MSPVSILVIAVVLLLFIIIVIYNQLVKKRILVKEAWSGIGTFLQQRNDMIPNLVETVKGYALHESSTLADIVKWRNKGASASNPSEQMDAGDHLNKSLMDFFALAEAYPDLKANSNFMSLQADLKEMETRINQSRRYYNGTVRSYNQAIAVFPSNILAGIFGFTAEPFFEEEAAARNLPGVSFK; translated from the coding sequence ATGTCACCAGTAAGTATACTCGTCATTGCAGTCGTCCTGCTGCTCTTCATCATTATCGTTATCTATAACCAGTTAGTGAAAAAACGCATCCTTGTGAAGGAAGCCTGGAGTGGCATTGGCACCTTCCTGCAGCAAAGGAACGACATGATCCCCAACCTGGTGGAAACAGTGAAAGGCTATGCCCTGCATGAAAGCAGCACCCTTGCCGATATCGTAAAATGGCGCAATAAAGGTGCCTCAGCATCAAACCCCAGCGAGCAAATGGATGCCGGTGACCACCTCAATAAATCATTGATGGATTTCTTTGCCCTGGCAGAAGCCTACCCTGACCTGAAAGCCAACAGCAATTTCATGTCGCTGCAAGCCGACCTCAAGGAAATGGAAACCAGGATCAACCAGAGCAGGCGCTATTATAATGGCACTGTCCGGAGTTACAACCAGGCCATTGCCGTTTTCCCCAGCAATATCCTTGCGGGGATCTTTGGTTTCACAGCAGAACCTTTCTTTGAGGAAGAAGCTGCTGCTCGTAACCTTCCCGGCGTTTCCTTCAAATAA
- a CDS encoding HAD family hydrolase yields the protein MDIKVVAFDADDTLWVNEPYFRETEDKFCALLEDYMPAHTVARELLTTELQNLSLYGYGIKGFMLSMIETALRVSDNTVNNLVIEKALQYGKDLLDKPIELLDGVEDVLHTLKGKYRLVVATKGDLLDQERKLKRSGLEHYFHHIEIMSDKKVSDYEKLIRHLDIRPEEFLMIGNSLKSDILPVLQLGGHACHVPYHTTWVHETIDHTIEHENFKEATTIKDVLSMLM from the coding sequence ATGGATATCAAAGTTGTTGCATTCGACGCTGACGATACGTTATGGGTGAACGAGCCTTATTTCAGGGAGACCGAGGATAAATTCTGCGCCTTATTGGAAGATTATATGCCGGCCCATACGGTAGCGAGGGAATTACTCACTACAGAATTACAAAACCTATCCCTCTATGGCTATGGCATCAAAGGTTTCATGCTGAGCATGATCGAAACTGCATTGAGGGTTTCTGATAACACCGTAAATAACCTGGTCATTGAGAAGGCGCTCCAATATGGGAAAGACCTTTTGGACAAGCCTATTGAACTCCTGGATGGGGTGGAGGATGTATTGCATACGCTAAAGGGCAAGTACAGGCTGGTAGTGGCCACCAAAGGTGATCTCCTGGACCAGGAAAGGAAACTGAAAAGGTCGGGACTGGAACATTATTTCCACCACATTGAGATCATGTCCGACAAGAAAGTCTCCGATTACGAAAAACTCATCAGGCACCTTGATATCCGGCCGGAAGAATTCCTGATGATCGGCAATTCCCTTAAATCCGATATCCTGCCGGTATTGCAATTGGGTGGTCATGCCTGCCATGTCCCCTACCATACCACATGGGTGCATGAAACCATTGACCATACCATTGAACATGAGAATTTCAAGGAAGCGACGACCATCAAGGATGTGCTAAGCATGCTCATGTAA
- a CDS encoding DUF2207 domain-containing protein has translation MHLWRRLFFIVKLCCCYSINQAQQEWLTPNAARFISQKQVDSIFFEQALPLANSHRISATQFKSSLANMGDRVNLVLQATLLNPFYKLDAQYRNLSPGGKAWEQGRDAYLLAVKNGIARALENPHAFYPLFSFDPSDRILHFSSNITVQKNGELLVTEDITIYNGNGDEGIRGDPGSLPSQNNDIQRGIVRDFPTKYRDKKGFWTRTGFKLKALYKNGQPEHYITESLENGIRIKAGSEEVILDTGVYHYRIEYSTNRQLIFHPDKDELYWNVNGNGWVFTADSITCRISFPEGASILEWACYTGPQGATERNCTGIKENAHTILFNGTNRFNAYEGLTVAAAIEKGVLLAPTSSDNTFNFLGSNYIIPLLGALGLLLLGSYFFIWNKKGRDPKKGTIYPQFDPPAGFSPADCGYILDQQYGSHLFAAALVDFAVHGELEIDVSQTGSLFASTTYSFRQSARNRADQSVDDGRYGFRVAELYGEKIKKGTFNSTIKRLDGQLSRTLSEKFTRGSKRSAKATEMFALNTQFGCAGWIVVILSLAATIFFLVTNFSKTLLIIAGSIWLFMFIVHLVFSRIMSAYTVKGRETADHILGFRMYLGQAEQHYYQQLTPPEKTLELFERYLPYAIALKVENEWAGQFQSILLNAIDQGYRPAYYHTVGGFSRGFNMGDLSKGVSSGLSSTISSASTPPSSSSGGSSGGGSSGGGGGGGGGGGW, from the coding sequence ATGCACCTTTGGCGCCGGTTGTTTTTTATTGTGAAGTTGTGCTGCTGCTACAGCATTAACCAGGCGCAGCAGGAATGGCTTACACCTAATGCAGCAAGGTTCATCAGCCAAAAGCAGGTGGACAGTATTTTTTTCGAACAGGCATTACCGTTAGCAAACTCCCATCGGATCAGTGCCACCCAATTCAAGTCTTCCCTTGCCAACATGGGCGACAGGGTCAACCTGGTCTTACAGGCTACCCTATTGAATCCATTCTACAAACTGGATGCACAATACCGGAACCTTTCCCCCGGTGGTAAAGCCTGGGAACAAGGCCGGGATGCCTACCTGTTGGCAGTAAAGAATGGCATTGCGAGGGCACTGGAGAATCCCCATGCTTTCTATCCCTTGTTCTCATTCGACCCAAGCGACAGGATCCTGCACTTCTCCTCCAATATTACCGTCCAGAAGAATGGCGAGTTGTTGGTAACCGAGGACATAACCATCTACAACGGGAATGGCGATGAAGGCATAAGGGGTGACCCTGGCAGCTTACCTTCCCAAAACAACGATATCCAACGTGGGATAGTACGCGACTTCCCTACTAAGTACCGCGATAAAAAAGGCTTCTGGACAAGGACAGGCTTTAAGCTGAAAGCCCTGTACAAAAATGGTCAACCGGAACACTATATCACAGAGTCATTGGAAAATGGTATCCGTATCAAGGCGGGAAGTGAAGAGGTGATACTGGATACAGGTGTTTACCATTACCGCATCGAATACAGCACCAACCGGCAGTTGATCTTCCACCCTGACAAGGATGAACTGTATTGGAACGTCAATGGCAATGGCTGGGTATTTACGGCCGACAGCATCACGTGCAGGATCAGCTTTCCCGAAGGTGCATCGATATTGGAATGGGCCTGCTATACCGGTCCCCAGGGCGCTACCGAACGCAACTGCACCGGGATAAAGGAAAATGCCCATACCATCCTTTTCAATGGTACGAACAGGTTCAATGCGTATGAAGGGTTGACTGTCGCCGCTGCTATTGAAAAAGGGGTATTGCTGGCTCCGACCTCCTCCGACAATACATTCAACTTCCTTGGGTCCAACTATATCATTCCCTTGCTGGGAGCACTGGGCCTACTTTTACTGGGTTCCTATTTTTTCATCTGGAATAAAAAAGGAAGGGACCCTAAGAAAGGCACCATCTACCCGCAATTTGATCCACCTGCAGGGTTTAGCCCGGCAGATTGCGGATATATCCTGGACCAGCAATATGGTTCTCACCTTTTTGCAGCCGCATTGGTAGACTTTGCCGTACATGGGGAACTGGAAATAGACGTATCCCAAACCGGCAGCCTGTTTGCATCCACCACCTATTCATTCAGGCAATCGGCCCGCAATAGGGCTGACCAATCGGTTGATGATGGCCGTTATGGTTTCAGGGTGGCGGAATTGTATGGCGAAAAGATAAAGAAAGGAACCTTTAACAGTACGATAAAGCGATTGGATGGACAGCTATCCAGGACATTAAGCGAAAAGTTTACACGCGGTAGCAAGCGATCAGCAAAAGCGACCGAAATGTTTGCCCTGAATACCCAATTCGGTTGTGCGGGATGGATAGTGGTTATACTTTCCCTGGCTGCCACGATATTTTTCCTGGTGACCAATTTCTCAAAAACATTATTGATCATCGCAGGTTCGATCTGGTTGTTCATGTTTATAGTGCACCTCGTCTTTTCCCGCATCATGAGTGCCTATACGGTAAAGGGAAGGGAAACGGCGGATCATATCCTTGGGTTCCGGATGTACCTCGGCCAGGCGGAACAGCACTACTACCAGCAATTGACGCCACCCGAAAAAACATTGGAATTGTTTGAACGCTACCTGCCTTATGCTATCGCCCTTAAGGTAGAGAACGAATGGGCCGGACAATTTCAAAGCATTCTCCTAAATGCCATTGACCAAGGGTATCGCCCGGCCTATTACCATACCGTTGGTGGTTTCTCCCGTGGCTTTAATATGGGTGACCTGAGCAAAGGTGTATCATCCGGGTTATCCAGCACCATCTCCTCTGCCTCTACCCCACCCAGCAGCAGCAGCGGGGGAAGCAGTGGTGGTGGTAGCAGCGGCGGTGGCGGTGGCGGCGGCGGTGGTGGTGGCTGGTAA
- a CDS encoding beta-N-acetylhexosaminidase — MKRICIILSFFLLTSGSTFSQEQFSIIPKPVSLKPVKGKPVTISAASTVYYEPSWKDQANYFRDQVKFQTGLELALIPLNGDQSKAPKHAILLRKDSSKINRPEMYILDAGHQQVELTARDIRGIINGMQSFFQLLPIGPQKELRVPAVVIEDYPRFAYRGMHLDVVRHIFPLDYVKKYIDYLTFHKFNTFHWHLTDDQGWRMEVLSYPRLNSIGSWRDSTLIGHFKDSPARYDGKRYGGYYTRAEIKDVLAYAAVRGINVIPEIDIPGHSRATIAAYPELSTKPDTTWNVATTWGMYNRQNNVLAPKEQTFTFLKAIFTELAELFPSTYIHIGGDECSKLWWKADTATQRFMKEKGLANEVALQTYFIEQVAGYLKQLNRRAVGWHEIAEGDLDTSTLIMNWGDEKQAVMAARKGFDIIMTPGKPYYFDHYQSKDPKDSLAIHGYNPLEAVYQYDPIPATLKKEKLAHKVIGGQANVWTEYMENQYKVDYMVFPRMSAVSESLWTSLEQKNYKDFLQRLEKSIIPKYQSWNSSWFRNYKQWGMDK, encoded by the coding sequence ATGAAACGTATTTGCATCATCCTCTCATTTTTCTTGTTGACAAGTGGATCAACCTTTTCACAGGAACAATTTTCCATCATCCCCAAGCCGGTATCACTTAAACCAGTGAAGGGAAAGCCCGTCACTATCAGTGCTGCCTCAACTGTTTACTACGAACCCAGCTGGAAGGACCAGGCCAACTATTTCAGGGACCAGGTCAAATTCCAGACCGGACTGGAACTCGCTCTTATTCCCTTAAATGGAGATCAGTCCAAGGCCCCTAAACACGCCATCCTGCTGCGGAAAGACAGCAGTAAGATCAACAGGCCGGAAATGTACATCCTTGATGCCGGCCATCAACAAGTGGAACTAACGGCAAGGGATATCCGCGGAATCATCAATGGTATGCAGAGTTTTTTCCAGCTGCTGCCCATAGGCCCGCAAAAGGAGCTCCGCGTTCCCGCTGTTGTCATTGAAGACTATCCACGATTCGCCTACAGGGGCATGCACCTGGATGTAGTAAGGCATATCTTCCCGCTTGACTATGTAAAAAAATACATCGACTACCTTACCTTCCATAAGTTCAATACTTTCCACTGGCACCTCACGGACGACCAGGGCTGGCGCATGGAAGTGCTGAGCTATCCCAGGCTCAACAGTATCGGCTCCTGGCGCGATTCTACCCTGATCGGGCATTTCAAGGATAGCCCTGCCCGTTATGATGGCAAACGCTATGGCGGTTATTATACCCGTGCCGAGATCAAGGATGTTTTGGCCTATGCAGCCGTAAGGGGCATCAATGTTATCCCGGAGATCGATATCCCCGGCCACAGCAGGGCTACCATTGCCGCCTATCCTGAACTCAGCACAAAACCGGATACCACCTGGAATGTTGCTACAACATGGGGCATGTATAACCGGCAAAACAATGTATTGGCACCTAAAGAACAAACCTTCACCTTTCTCAAGGCCATCTTTACAGAACTTGCGGAACTCTTCCCTTCAACCTATATCCATATTGGAGGGGATGAATGCAGCAAGCTCTGGTGGAAGGCCGATACTGCCACGCAGCGTTTCATGAAGGAAAAAGGCCTGGCCAATGAAGTAGCCCTGCAAACCTATTTCATTGAACAGGTGGCCGGCTACCTCAAACAGCTCAACAGAAGGGCTGTTGGTTGGCATGAAATCGCAGAAGGAGACCTGGACACCTCTACCCTCATCATGAACTGGGGAGACGAAAAGCAGGCTGTAATGGCTGCCAGGAAAGGTTTCGACATCATCATGACACCGGGCAAGCCTTACTATTTCGACCACTACCAGTCAAAGGACCCCAAGGATAGCCTTGCCATTCATGGTTACAATCCGCTGGAAGCTGTTTACCAGTATGACCCTATACCTGCCACACTGAAAAAAGAAAAGCTCGCACACAAGGTGATCGGTGGGCAAGCCAATGTCTGGACGGAATATATGGAGAACCAATACAAGGTTGACTATATGGTCTTTCCCCGCATGAGCGCCGTTAGTGAAAGTCTTTGGACGTCGTTGGAACAAAAGAATTACAAGGACTTCCTGCAAAGACTTGAAAAATCCATCATCCCAAAATACCAGTCCTGGAACAGTTCATGGTTCAGGAATTACAAACAATGGGGAATGGATAAATAA
- a CDS encoding GNAT family N-acetyltransferase: MNSLTIRKYQPGDFPLLEKWFTDEELLFQFAGPDWHLPITKEQIRRHQEKFPFKQLYIGEDENKVPVALGELIWNEPNSPRIGRLLVGDPAKRGKGIGEQLIRELIRELMNIAPSPVIFLYVLENNVSAIGLYQKLGFKPSEEEGPVMVFRGKPMKTLKMTYTVST; encoded by the coding sequence ATGAACAGTTTAACTATCAGGAAATACCAGCCGGGGGATTTTCCCTTATTGGAAAAATGGTTCACCGACGAAGAACTGCTTTTCCAGTTTGCAGGCCCGGATTGGCATTTGCCCATAACAAAAGAACAGATCAGAAGGCACCAGGAAAAATTCCCCTTTAAACAATTGTATATCGGGGAAGATGAAAACAAAGTGCCCGTTGCCCTCGGGGAATTGATCTGGAATGAACCCAACTCCCCGCGTATCGGCCGGTTGCTAGTAGGCGATCCTGCCAAAAGGGGAAAAGGCATCGGGGAACAATTGATCAGGGAACTCATCAGGGAATTAATGAATATTGCGCCTTCCCCGGTCATTTTCCTTTATGTGCTGGAAAACAATGTCTCGGCCATCGGCCTTTACCAAAAACTAGGCTTTAAACCCTCAGAAGAAGAAGGTCCGGTCATGGTGTTCCGGGGCAAACCAATGAAGACATTGAAAATGACATACACTGTTTCTACATAA
- a CDS encoding serine hydrolase domain-containing protein, whose product MNMKLKIGLIAGISILAITKVIAQSKLEKTAASFIELHNSGDTAAYRQYLVNAGTSPDKVSEWMRGYANAYRMLGKVSTRKIISTSPVTAEAWVQDNQYDAWWKFTIYTDSVQQFKRRTIEPVPFTTPYIQKGKLSTAQVAIQIDQYITGKLGGAFSGNVLVVRDKQQLYFGSFGNNGDQVPNTRKQLFGLASMGKMFTAIGILQLRGMGLLSLEDTVGKFLPGIKNNTIKSITIRQLLNHSSGMGDFFNSPVYAQIKDSIRGVMDMLPVLEADKLAFEPGKGWQYSNNGYCLLGIILEQLGRKPFGEYIKTHIFDPAGMVTAEPGDGAGGGRATVDDMLAFAQALQAGKLLSDVSKQELLEYRVNDHYGMGMEHQQLGKEHIVGHSGGYINQCTELNMYLKEGYIVVILSNSNPPFGHFVSNKIKELLVRS is encoded by the coding sequence ATGAACATGAAACTCAAGATTGGATTGATTGCAGGGATAAGTATCCTGGCTATTACTAAAGTAATCGCGCAATCGAAATTGGAAAAAACGGCTGCTTCATTCATTGAACTGCATAACAGTGGAGATACGGCGGCCTATCGGCAGTACCTCGTAAATGCGGGAACTTCACCTGATAAAGTAAGTGAATGGATGCGGGGCTATGCCAATGCATACCGGATGCTAGGCAAAGTTTCTACGAGGAAGATCATTTCAACGAGTCCGGTCACTGCAGAAGCCTGGGTGCAGGATAATCAATATGATGCCTGGTGGAAGTTTACCATTTATACAGATTCCGTACAACAGTTCAAACGCAGGACCATTGAACCAGTTCCTTTCACCACACCCTATATCCAAAAGGGGAAACTCAGTACAGCACAGGTAGCCATCCAAATCGACCAGTATATCACCGGTAAACTTGGTGGCGCATTCTCCGGAAATGTACTGGTGGTAAGGGATAAGCAGCAATTGTATTTTGGTAGCTTTGGCAATAATGGTGATCAGGTTCCCAATACCCGTAAACAGTTGTTTGGCCTTGCTTCCATGGGAAAAATGTTTACGGCAATTGGTATTTTACAATTAAGGGGTATGGGTTTACTCTCCCTTGAAGATACGGTAGGGAAATTCCTGCCAGGTATAAAGAACAACACAATAAAATCCATTACCATTCGCCAACTCCTCAACCATAGTTCCGGTATGGGTGATTTTTTCAACAGCCCTGTATATGCGCAAATAAAGGACAGTATCCGCGGGGTGATGGATATGCTACCTGTATTAGAAGCAGACAAGCTTGCCTTTGAGCCCGGTAAGGGATGGCAGTATAGTAACAATGGCTACTGCCTGCTGGGTATCATCCTGGAGCAACTGGGCCGTAAGCCTTTCGGGGAGTATATCAAGACGCATATTTTTGATCCTGCCGGGATGGTAACAGCAGAGCCGGGTGATGGCGCGGGTGGTGGCCGTGCAACCGTAGATGATATGCTGGCTTTTGCACAGGCATTGCAGGCTGGAAAACTATTGTCTGATGTCAGTAAACAAGAATTGCTGGAGTATAGGGTAAATGACCATTATGGAATGGGAATGGAACACCAGCAACTGGGTAAGGAACATATTGTTGGCCATAGTGGGGGATATATCAACCAATGTACGGAACTGAATATGTACCTGAAGGAAGGATACATTGTGGTCATCTTATCGAATAGTAATCCTCCTTTCGGACATTTTGTTTCCAATAAGATCAAGGAATTGTTGGTAAGGAGTTAA
- a CDS encoding 5-formyltetrahydrofolate cyclo-ligase, giving the protein MTKQELRKQYTEKRLAIPDRERRKLDDLLLINFQQLDIPPFVETVMSYWPLETKGEVNTFLITDFLEFRMPGLQLAFPVSDFTNHSMKPMLVNDDTDYVRNEYGIAEPVNCPELSPKDIDMVIVPLLAFDRMGYRLGYGKGFYDRFLAQCRADVFRLGLCYFEPLDALPGIDHFDVPLSACVTPATIYEF; this is encoded by the coding sequence ATGACCAAGCAGGAGTTGCGCAAGCAGTATACCGAAAAGCGTTTAGCCATTCCCGATAGGGAAAGGAGAAAGCTTGACGACCTGTTGCTGATCAATTTCCAGCAATTGGATATTCCTCCTTTTGTAGAAACGGTCATGTCCTATTGGCCACTTGAAACGAAAGGGGAAGTGAATACATTCCTTATTACTGATTTCCTTGAATTCAGGATGCCTGGTTTGCAACTGGCTTTCCCTGTTAGTGATTTCACTAACCATTCCATGAAGCCCATGCTGGTGAATGACGACACTGATTATGTTCGGAATGAATACGGGATAGCGGAACCGGTGAATTGTCCTGAATTATCACCCAAGGATATCGATATGGTGATCGTTCCCTTATTGGCATTTGACCGGATGGGTTACAGGCTGGGCTATGGAAAAGGGTTCTATGACCGTTTCCTTGCGCAATGCAGGGCGGACGTATTCCGGCTGGGCCTTTGTTATTTTGAACCCCTTGATGCGCTACCCGGCATCGACCATTTTGATGTACCTTTAAGTGCATGCGTAACACCAGCAACCATCTATGAATTTTAA
- the lpxK gene encoding tetraacyldisaccharide 4'-kinase yields the protein MNFNIPLLKPIRIILFPVSLVYYAVIKVRNWMYDKKWLQSSEFALPIICVGNIAAGGTGKSPMVEFLIRHLKEDFRVATLSRGYKRKTRGYALANDATNALEIGDEPMQFHLKFPDVAVAVGEERIVAVPQLLHDRPDTQAIILDDAFQHRAIKAGLNIVLTDYSNLYTRDWYLPTGDLRDEKRSVQRADIIVVTKCPANLSKEDAEAIRKELTPEEHQQVFFATIKYGELYHILDHTHYKITNDVEVLLVTGIANPRPLKKLLDDQAKTYDQLGFSDHHIFTIDDLRDIRRRFEQLNAAHKIILTTEKDSVRLVKFDQELKSLPLFVIPIEMAFLFGEQENFTRLIATFIKEFNVSA from the coding sequence ATGAATTTTAATATTCCATTACTCAAGCCCATTCGCATCATCCTCTTTCCTGTTTCCCTGGTATATTATGCAGTGATCAAGGTACGTAACTGGATGTACGATAAGAAGTGGTTGCAGTCCTCCGAGTTTGCCCTGCCCATCATCTGTGTGGGAAATATAGCTGCAGGAGGTACGGGCAAATCACCCATGGTGGAATTCCTGATCCGTCACCTGAAAGAGGATTTCAGGGTGGCTACCCTGAGCCGGGGCTACAAAAGGAAGACCAGGGGCTATGCACTGGCCAATGATGCTACCAATGCACTTGAAATAGGCGATGAGCCCATGCAGTTCCACCTGAAATTCCCGGATGTGGCAGTGGCAGTTGGCGAAGAAAGGATCGTTGCCGTGCCTCAATTGTTACACGACAGGCCGGATACGCAGGCCATTATTCTCGATGATGCCTTTCAGCATAGGGCCATTAAGGCAGGGCTGAACATTGTGCTAACCGACTACAGCAATTTATATACCCGCGACTGGTACCTGCCTACCGGCGACCTGAGGGACGAGAAAAGAAGCGTGCAACGGGCAGATATTATCGTTGTAACCAAATGCCCTGCCAACCTGAGCAAGGAAGACGCGGAGGCCATCCGGAAGGAATTGACGCCGGAGGAACACCAGCAGGTTTTCTTTGCCACCATTAAGTATGGGGAACTCTACCATATCCTGGACCATACGCACTATAAGATCACGAATGATGTGGAGGTGCTGCTGGTGACCGGTATTGCCAATCCCAGGCCTTTGAAGAAATTATTGGATGACCAGGCAAAGACCTATGACCAGTTGGGATTCAGCGACCACCATATCTTTACGATCGATGATCTCCGGGATATCAGGCGCAGGTTTGAACAGCTGAATGCCGCGCACAAGATCATCCTCACTACAGAAAAAGATTCGGTGAGGCTGGTGAAATTCGACCAGGAATTGAAGTCATTACCCCTTTTCGTGATTCCCATTGAAATGGCGTTTTTGTTTGGGGAACAGGAAAACTTTACCCGTTTAATCGCTACATTTATTAAGGAATTTAATGTTAGTGCTTAA